DNA sequence from the Candidatus Goldiibacteriota bacterium genome:
TGATAAAACCGAGGATCAGATAAGGTGGGAAAACGGCATGTTAAGGGTATGTTCCGCGTTCAGGGTGCCGGAAGCAATGGAAGCCACCCCTGCAAAAGAAGTGATAACCACCCTTATAGAAAAATCAAAAACAGGCGACAGAAAAGTGCTTGGCGAAGTTTATGAAAATGCCTGCCTTATAGAGAAATTCCTGAAAGGCTTTGAAAGTAATTCTTAACAGTATCTAATCCACATTAATCCTAAAAAATTATACCCTTAAGTTTTTCGGAATATATATTAAAATATCATGAATAATAAAATTTCTTTTTTAATAATACACTTACGGAATTATGCTTGCGTTTAATGCGTTGACATAAAGTTGTTTATGGCTATAATCAGATTATACAAGGTAGGCCGGTAACTCAGCTGGTTAGAGTGCCATCCTCACACGATGGAAGTCGGCGGTTCAAATCCGTTCCGGCCTACCAGAAAAAAACTTACGGGCTGTCAGCAAAGGGAAGTTTAAAACCTTTTTCTGCTGACAGCCCTTTTTCATTGTATTTAAGTTAAAAGTATCAGGCAGCCGCGCCTTTTAAGGCGCGTGGTTTTTGATTTAAATACAACCTATAAAACCAACTGCCGCAAATAATACCGAGCAATTTCATAATAGGCTTGGTATTAAAAAGGTGAGCCTGCCGGAACAAGAGCGTTATTAAGAGCAACTGCCGCGGGCTAAAGACCCGCGTCTACCATGGCTAACCGCAAATACCTGACTTCCTCTAATGCTTATCTGCTTATAGCTTAAGGTGCTTTTTGAGATAATTATCTTGTTTTCCTATATTTATAATGATAAAATCGTATAATTGAAAGGTTACTTTTATGCCTTGCGGATGGTTTTAAATAGTGGAATTTATACGGAGGAAGTATGTCTTTAATTATTGTGGGTTCGATGGCTTATGACACAATTGCAACACCTTTTGAACGCCGCGAGCGTGTATTGGGCGGGGCATGCACATACGCGTCTTTGGCTGCCTGCAAATTTTCCAAACCGGGTATTGTAGGGGTAATTGGCGATGATTTTCAGGAAAAACACCTTAAAATGTTAGAGAATAGGGGTGTTGATATAACGGGAGTTAAGCGGGAAAAAGGCAAATCATTTTTTTGGGAAGGTGTTTACCACCTTGATATGAATACAAGGGATACGATAACCACGGAATTGAATGTCTTTGAAAAATTTGACCCTGTACTGCCTGATTCTTATATAGATATGCCGTATCTTTTTCTGGCAAATATAGACCCCGCGCTTCAGCTTAAGGTATTAAATCAGATGAAAAACGTTAAATTCTCGGTTTGTGATACCATGAACCTGTGGATAGATATAAAAAGGTCTGAAGTGACAGAGGTATTTTCAAAGGTAACCTGTGTTGTTTTGAATGATTCAGAAATAAGGCAGTTTACAAAAACCCCCAATCT
Encoded proteins:
- a CDS encoding sugar kinase, translated to MSLIIVGSMAYDTIATPFERRERVLGGACTYASLAACKFSKPGIVGVIGDDFQEKHLKMLENRGVDITGVKREKGKSFFWEGVYHLDMNTRDTITTELNVFEKFDPVLPDSYIDMPYLFLANIDPALQLKVLNQMKNVKFSVCDTMNLWIDIKRSEVTEVFSKVTCVVLNDSEIRQFTKTPNLLLAAREIRKLGPKYVIIKKGEHGASIIGPEGMYFSIPSYPVENVIDPTGAGDSFAGAFIGHIAGQDKTDEAVLKKAMVYGNTVASFTVEGFGTDRLAEAGMDKIEDRIKELRKITDF